Genomic segment of Deltaproteobacteria bacterium:
CCGCCGCCCAGGTGTTTACGCACATAGGCCGGCACGAGCTTGCCCCAGCTAGCCTGCTCCTGAACCGTCATCGAGAAGTTGTTGTTGGGCGCGGAGAGGTCGTACGAGCGGTAGACGGGGCAGTTCGTCCCCTGGCACTCCACCCACTGGACCCAGGACTGGGTGGCGTAGGTGCCCGCACCCGGAGTCGGGACGCCGCCGCTGTTGCCGGAGGCCCCGGAGCAGCTCGTATTCGTGATCCACTGCCCCCCTGGACAGCAGTAGACCCACTGGTTCGCGCCGTTCGTGCAGTAGGTCGCACCGGCCAGGTAGCTGCCCGAGCAGGACCCGACCGTCCCGAGCCGCGCCGTGCAGCTCGAGCTCGTGGTGGGGTTCGTGGTGACCCCGCCCACGCCGCAGCGCCCCCCGCCCGGCGAGATGTAGCTCTGGCTCGGCACGCAGAAGCAGGTGTTGGGGTTCGTCGACCCGCAGCACTCGCCTTCGTAGCAGTAGTTGGAATCGCGGCAGGTGTGGATCATGCGCCCGTAGACATCCGTGGCGCACGTCCCGTTCGTCGCGACGGGTGGCTGATAGGGGGCCACCGGCGTGCCCTGCGGCGCGGGCGGAATGGTCTGCCCCACGCAGTTCCCGTCGCACATCCTCGACCAGATCGCGCCCGGAGCGCAGGTCGTGCCGGGCGTGCGGTACGGGTTCGCGTCCCAGGTGGGCGCGGCGCAGGTGCAGCCGCTGCCCGTGATCACGCACGGGTAGGTCGTGGCATCCGACCGACGGCGGGTCAGCTCCCCGACCTGCTCGTCTTGCACACCACCGCACGCCGTCGCGCTCGCGGCGGCGAGGAACAGCCACATCCTTCTGATTTGGCGCATCGTGCCCTCCCGGGGGTCCTGCCTCGACGTGGATAGTGAGGCGCGCCTGTGCAACGGCGGTGCCGGGTCGGCTGGGCGGCTAATCAGTCGGCATGACGGGTGAAGTTCGTCGCCGCGGTGGATCCCCCCTCTCCCGAAATCGGAAGCGCGTGGTCCGATGGCCAGTGACCGGGGCGGCCAGGGCCTGGCCGCTCGAGGGCGTTAGCGCGCGCAGACGCACCGAGCCGGCGGGGGCCCCGCGCGCGCAGACGCACCTGGGCGCGAGGGAAGAGAAGCACGCCCCAGAAGAAGGAGCGCAGCGTGGGCATCAGCCGCCAGGGGGCCCGCAGCACCCGCCCCCAGAGGCGCAGGTTCAGGAGCAGGATGAGCAGCGGATGGCGCCACATCACGCGCATGGCGTTCCAGAAGACGTGGGCCACGAAGCGCAGCATGTAGCGCCGATAGAAGCGGGCCAGCTCGCGCAGCGGCAGCTCCGGGGTCTCCGCCATGGTCGGCGCGAGGAGCAGGTGCGGGATCTTTCCCTCCGCGTGGAGCGCGGCGGTGTCCACGAGGAGGCCCTGCTGCTCGCTCTGCGCGTGGAGCGGCGTGCCCGCGTAGGGCTTGAAGATCGAGAAGAACGGCACCGTGCCGTGGCGCCGGAAGCGCTCGAAGGCAAAGCGGTAGGTCTGCCGGACCGTGGCCCAGGTCTCGCCGGGCAGCCCGAAGATGAAGAGGGCGTTGTGGTCGATCCCCGCCGCGGAACAGGCGGTGAGCGTCCGATCGAGGTCCGCGAGGTCCAGCTCCTTGCGCACGATCGTGTCGAGCACGGTCTGCGAGCCGGACTCCACGCCGAACATCAGGTAGACGCACCCCGAGCGGCTGCAGAGGTCCACCAGCTCGGCGTCGAAGCGATCCGCGCGCACGCCGTTCGGCGTGTCCCAGGTGAGGCCCAGGTCGGCCTCCACGAGCTCTTCGAGCAACCGGCGGAGGCGCGGTCGATCGAGGGCCAGGTTGTCGTCCTCGAGGTGGACGTGGCGCACTCCATGGTGCCGCGACAGAGTGGTGAGCTGCTCGAGCACGTACTCGGGGCTGTGGGCGCGGAAGGCCTTGCCCATGGTGACCGGGACCGAGCAGAAGGTGCACGGGTAGGGGCAGCCGCGGCTCGTGGCGAGGTAGATCGCGCGGTCGGATCCCGGGTACTCGACGCTGATGCGCGAGGGGAAGCCGCGCCGCTTGAGCTCGAAGTAGCGCTCGAGCTCCACGTCGGCCCAGTCGAGAACGTAGTCGTCGAGCCGAGGTACCAGCTCGGGGGCGTTGCGCGCGAGCTCTCCGTCGGGGCGGCGCACGACCAGGCCCGGGGCAGAGGTGAACGCGTCTCCGCGTCCGACGGCGGCCAGCACCGCCTCGAGAGCGCGCTCCCCTTC
This window contains:
- a CDS encoding cobalamin-dependent protein (Presence of a B(12) (cobalamin)-binding domain implies dependence on cobalamin itself, in one of its several forms, or in some unusual lineages, dependence on a cobalamin-like analog.) codes for the protein MTRPLRLLLVRPAGRFASLVYPDGPWVGVPLGLLYLAAAARRAAGVEVQILDALAEPDYAALRRAKGPVRFGLDAESVAARAAAFAPDVVGVGVAAEVFFDEAVEAISALRRALPGAVVLAGGSDVSMHAERYLAAAPGLDAAVVGEGERALEAVLAAVGRGDAFTSAPGLVVRRPDGELARNAPELVPRLDDYVLDWADVELERYFELKRRGFPSRISVEYPGSDRAIYLATSRGCPYPCTFCSVPVTMGKAFRAHSPEYVLEQLTTLSRHHGVRHVHLEDDNLALDRPRLRRLLEELVEADLGLTWDTPNGVRADRFDAELVDLCSRSGCVYLMFGVESGSQTVLDTIVRKELDLADLDRTLTACSAAGIDHNALFIFGLPGETWATVRQTYRFAFERFRRHGTVPFFSIFKPYAGTPLHAQSEQQGLLVDTAALHAEGKIPHLLLAPTMAETPELPLRELARFYRRYMLRFVAHVFWNAMRVMWRHPLLILLLNLRLWGRVLRAPWRLMPTLRSFFWGVLLFPRAQVRLRARGPRRLGASARANALERPGPGRPGHWPSDHALPISGEGGSTAATNFTRHAD